A window from Theobroma cacao cultivar B97-61/B2 chromosome 3, Criollo_cocoa_genome_V2, whole genome shotgun sequence encodes these proteins:
- the LOC18603872 gene encoding uncharacterized protein LOC18603872 isoform X2, translating to MCILKCSTSFSFINILKNSILILLFLTNWFRVEFLSKLHQDRKKGAKTSDFEAKSCLNHQTITQIVPLSRRQCLLLISAGSLSHFFLDHLFEENGHSSMYTWILSTGWWINRAPVNPDAVIVVGLLCTCLIGGFIYINRTRLTKSTRKQSYQSMKLILIIASLYCLWCASQVYWVNPRRPAVGEEADLGVLVFLATYFFLPHCLCILSMDSEDIHTEQLPL from the exons ATGTGCATCCTCAAATGTTCAACCTCGTTTTCTTTCATCAATATCTTGAAGAATTCAATCTTGATCTTGTTGTTTCTAACAAACTGGTTCAG AGTGGAATTCCTGTCTAAATTGCATCAAGATAGAAAAAAAGGAGCAAAAACCTCAGACTTTGAAGCAAAATCCTGTTTAAACCATCAGACCATAACCCAAATA GTGCCTCTTTCAAGGAGGCAATGCTTACTGCTGATATCAGCCGGTTCTTTATCACACTTTTTCCTTGACCACTTATTTGAG GAAAATGGGCACTCATCCATGTATACTTGGATATTAAGCACTGGTTGGTGGATAAACCGTGCACCTGTCAACCCAGATGCTGTCATTGTAGTTGGATTGTTATGCACTTGCTTAATTGGTGGCTTCATTTACATCAACAG AACAAGGTTGACAAAGTCTACCAGAAAACAATCATATCAGTCAatgaaactcattttgatCATCGCAAGCCTCTACTGCTTGTGGTGTGCAAGCCAAGTATACTGGGTCAATCCTCGTCGGCCAGCAGTTGGTGAAGAAGCTGATCTTGGAGTCCTTGTTTTTTTGGCTACCtacttttttcttcctcactGTCTGTGTATATTGTCCATGGACTCTGAGGATATTCATACAGAGCAGCTCCCACTTTAA
- the LOC18603872 gene encoding uncharacterized protein LOC18603872 isoform X1, with translation MPGPGPHLMYAMSSGLALTHLTKGRFTPHHTLTYTLNAFFGPDIGSFSEWLSSTLFAGSSFVSSLADAIHHPFYYVLILGLPLCVFYSWVSSILVKRSVLDSVSGVPLSRRQCLLLISAGSLSHFFLDHLFEENGHSSMYTWILSTGWWINRAPVNPDAVIVVGLLCTCLIGGFIYINRTRLTKSTRKQSYQSMKLILIIASLYCLWCASQVYWVNPRRPAVGEEADLGVLVFLATYFFLPHCLCILSMDSEDIHTEQLPL, from the exons atgccAGGGCCAGGTCCGCACCTCATGTATGCAATGAGCTCGGGCCTAGCTCTCACCCACCTCACCAAGGGGCGTTTTACCCCTCACCACACCCTTACCTACACTCTCAACGCCTTCTTTGGCCCTGACATAGGCTCCTTCTCAGAGTGGCTAAGCTCCACTCTCTTTGCTGGATCTTCCTTTGTCTCTTCTTTAGCTGACGCAATTCATCATCCTTTTTATTATGTGCTGATTCTGGGGTTGCCTTTGTGCGTTTTCTACTCTTGGGTATCAAGTATTTTGGTGAAAAGAAGTGTTcttgattctgtttctggg GTGCCTCTTTCAAGGAGGCAATGCTTACTGCTGATATCAGCCGGTTCTTTATCACACTTTTTCCTTGACCACTTATTTGAG GAAAATGGGCACTCATCCATGTATACTTGGATATTAAGCACTGGTTGGTGGATAAACCGTGCACCTGTCAACCCAGATGCTGTCATTGTAGTTGGATTGTTATGCACTTGCTTAATTGGTGGCTTCATTTACATCAACAG AACAAGGTTGACAAAGTCTACCAGAAAACAATCATATCAGTCAatgaaactcattttgatCATCGCAAGCCTCTACTGCTTGTGGTGTGCAAGCCAAGTATACTGGGTCAATCCTCGTCGGCCAGCAGTTGGTGAAGAAGCTGATCTTGGAGTCCTTGTTTTTTTGGCTACCtacttttttcttcctcactGTCTGTGTATATTGTCCATGGACTCTGAGGATATTCATACAGAGCAGCTCCCACTTTAA
- the LOC18603873 gene encoding spermidine synthase 1: MEGLNVGTDNGFGLAEESTNSHEKELAADGFASEHETIQSSAAADDLEMHYEIIPGASGQLPGWYANVLREWPGEAKLYKIEKTLFHGKSEYQELFVFQSSNHGKIAILDGSLQLTERDEFAYQEMLTHLPLCSIPNPNKVLVIGGGDGGILRELSRHPTVEQIDICELDAMVIEVYKKFFPGVAVGYEDPRVNVHIGNGVEFIKSIPPGTYDAIILDAFQEMGPIAVELGDKRFLGSVATALRPGGVMSCPAEGPWQKDFNLAHTVANCRKVFKGSVNYAWTAIPAYPSGAIGFMLCSTEGPAVDFKHPINPLNPEYLGVAEGPPKFYNSEIHAAAFCLPSFTIKMIGSKI, from the exons ATGGAAGGATTGAATGTTGGAACAGATAATGGCTTCGGGTTGGCTGAGGAATCCACCAATTCACACGAGAAGGAACTGGCAGCAGATGGCTTTGCGAGTGAACATGAGACTATCCAGTCCTCAGCAGCCGCTGATGATCTCGAGATGCACTATGAAATAATCCCTGGTGCATCTGGTCAACTACCTGGATGGTATGCTAATGTTCTCCGAGAATGGCCAG GGGAGGCAAAACTCTACAAAATAGAAAAGACCTTGTTTCATGGAAAGTCAGAATACCAGGAACTTTTTGTATTTCAG tcgTCAAACCATGGCAAGATTGCCATCCTCGATGGATCTCTTCAGCTCACCGAGCGGGATGAATTTGCTTACCAGGAAATGCTAACTCACCTTCCTCTTTGCTCGATTCCGAATCCCAACAAG GTTCTGGTAATCGGAGGAGGAGACGGTGGTATTCTACGAGAACTATCCCGTCATCCTACTGTGGAGCAGATTGATATTTGCGAACTTGACGCAATGGTTATTGAG GTTTACAAGAAATTCTTTCCCGGTGTAGCAGTTGGATACGAGGATCCCAGGGTGAATGTGCATATAGGCAATG GTGTTGAATTCATCAAGTCTATTCCTCCAGGCACATATGATGCCATTATTTTGGATGCATTCCAGGAGATGG GGCCTATTGCAGTTGAACTTGGGGATAAACGCTTCCTGGGATCAGTGGCAACGGCTCTTCGCCCTGGCGGAGTCATGTCATGCCCAGCAGAAGGTCCATGGCAGAAAGATTTCAACCTTGCACATACAGTGGCAAATTGTCGCAAAGTTTTCAAAGGATCTGTTAATTATGCTTGGACAGCAATTCCCGCATATCCCAG tgGGGCAATCGGATTCATGCTTTGCTCCACTGAGGGGCCAGCAGTAGACTTCAAACACCCAATCAATCCTTTAAATCCAGAATATCTTGGTGTAGCAGAAGGACCACCAAAGTTTTACAACTCTGAG ATTCATGCTGCAGCATTCTGTCTCCCATCTTTCACCATTAAGATGATTGGTTCAAAAATCTGA
- the LOC108661102 gene encoding uncharacterized protein LOC108661102, with protein sequence MWLAESFDCVIINLYASCNATGKFFLWEDILSLRSEFPMSWCCAGDFNIVKSIEERKRCSQSGTDISYFNDFIDSSELTDLPLVGKKFTRYGVDAKRNRIDRFPLSLEWFLQFQNLSQKGDSYETVAENWNSTVSYGNAGHCLKVKLNRLKSQLKQWNRPTFGNIDTTIADLDNTIEQLDK encoded by the exons ATGTGGCTCGCTGAAAGCTTTGACTGTGTTATTATCAATCTATATGCCTCATGCAACGCTACAGGAAAGTTTTTTTTGTGGGAGGATATTCTATCACTTCGTTCTGAGTTCCCTATGAGCTGGTGCTGTGCAGGTGATTTTAATATTGTGAAAAGTATAGAGGAGAGAAAACGATGTAGTCAATCTGGCACTGACATTTCATACTTCAACGACTTCATCGACAGTTCCGAGCTAACGGATCTTCCTCTAGTGGGCAAGAAATTCACAAGGTACGGCGTTGATGCCAAACGCAACCGTATTGATAGGTTTCCACTATCTTTGGAGTGGTTTCTTCAATTCCAAAATCTCAGTCAAAAAG GGGACTCTTATGAAACGGTTGCTGAAAATTGGAATTCAACAGTTTCTTATGGTAACGCGGGCCATTGTCTTAAGGTTAAATTGAACAGACTTAAATCACAGCTGAAGCAGTGGAATAGGCCTACCTTTGGCAACATTGACACCACCATAGCTGATCTTGATAATACAATTGAGCAGCTGGACAAATAG